From Gopherus flavomarginatus isolate rGopFla2 chromosome 7, rGopFla2.mat.asm, whole genome shotgun sequence, the proteins below share one genomic window:
- the MMACHC gene encoding cyanocobalamin reductase / alkylcobalamin dealkylase → MESSVAALERRVRGCLCDFGFEVSPLKVGWYNAVLQPSFHLRYSEDTLAFIVLSTPSMFDRAFKPFVDKQLLKKINDPVDQCVSYHLSLVKESLPDQRVDIIYDYEILPNRKPKFLAQTAAHVAGAAYYYQRKDVRCDPWGEKKIYGVCIHPRYGGWFAIRGLLIFPDVQVPFLEQVAPVDCVASEEQRIELLEKFNFHWRDWSYRDIIEVKERYSEEQKAYFAAPPAERFKWLELQGVVQRSVYC, encoded by the exons ATGGAGTCAAGTGTGGCTGCGCTGGAGAGGCGGGTCCGCGGTTGCCTGTGCGACTTCGGCTTCGAGGTTTCTCCCCTCAAG GTTGGGTGGTACAATGCTGTTCTTCAGCCATCCTTTCATCTCCGATACTCCGAGGATACACTGGCATTCATTGTCCTCAGCACACCCTCAATGTTTGACAGAGCCTTTAAACCCTTTGTGGACAAACAGCTGCTGAAGAAAATCAATGATCCAGTGGATCAGTGTGTTTCTTATCATCTGTCACTTGTGAAGGAG AGTCTCCCTGACCAGAGGGTGGACATCATTTATGATTATGAGATCCTGCCAAACCGGAAGCCCAAGTTTCTGGCCCAGACAGCTGCCCATGTGGCTGGAGCAGCATATTACTACCAGAGGAAGGATGTGAGGTGTGATCCCTGGGGAGAAAAG AAGATCTATGGCGTTTGTATCCATCCCCGGTACGGAGGCTGGTTTGCTATCCGAGGTCTCCTCATATTCCCAGATGTTCAGGTGCCATTCCTGGAGCAGGTTGCCCCTGTTGATTGTGTGGCTTCAGAGGAGCAGCGAATAGAGCTGCTGGAGAAATTCAATTTCCACTGGCGGGACTGGAGCTATAGGGACATCATTGAAGTGAAGGAACGGTACTCGGAGGAGCAGAAAGCCTACTTtgcagctcctccagcagagAGATTCAAATGGCTAGAGCTGCAAGGAGTTGTCCAGAGAAGTGTGTACTGCTGA